One region of Solanum pennellii chromosome 6, SPENNV200 genomic DNA includes:
- the LOC107021176 gene encoding vacuolar protein sorting-associated protein 24 homolog 1, whose amino-acid sequence MEKVKNILKPKPNPQQLLRDWQRRLRQECRNIERQIRDIQREEKVVQKSIKEAAKRNDMGSAKSLAKELVRSKRTVNRLYENKAQLNSISMHLGESVAIARTVGHLSKSSEVMKLVNNLMKAPEVAITMQEFNKEMTKAGVIEEIVNDAVDSALDSEDIEDEIEEEVDRVLTELAGETAAQLPEAVRKEKLKQPAQAVGDAEDADDEEDLEELRARLAKVRS is encoded by the exons ATGGAGAAAGTGAAGAATATATTGAAGCCGAAACCAAACCCTCAACAGCTTTTGAGAGATTGGCAACGTCGCCTCCGTCAAGAGTGCCGAAATATCGAACGTCAAATTCGAG ATATACAGAGAGAGGAGAAGGTTGTACAGAAATCAATTAAAGAAGCTGCTAAGAGAAATGACATGGGTTCTGCTAAG TCACTAGCCAAAGAGCTCGTGAGATCTAAAAGAACTGTGAACCGATTGTACGAGAACAAAGCGCAGTTGAATTCAATATCCATGCACCTTGGAGAAAGTGTCG CTATTGCTCGCACGGTGGGGCATTTGTCCAAGAGTTCTGAGGTAATGAAGCTGGTTAATAATCTTATGAAGGCTCCAGAAGTGGCTATTACAATGCAGGAATTCAATAAAGAGATGACCAAG GCTGGTGTCATTGAAGAAATTGTGAATGATGCAGTGGACAGTGCATTGGATTCAGAAGACATAGAAgatgagattgaagaagaagttgaCAGGGTCTTAACTGAACTTGCTGGTGAGACTGCCGCGCAACTTCCTGAAGCAGTCCGAAAGGAGAAGCTAAAGCAACCTGCTCAGGCAGTAGGAGATGCAGAG GATGCTGATGACGAGGAAGATCTAGAAGAACTGAGGGCTCGTCTTGCTAAAGTAAGATCATAA